From the genome of Gemmatimonadota bacterium, one region includes:
- a CDS encoding nucleotidyltransferase family protein: MPVERSERVAAVVLAAGSSTRLGRNKLLLELNGQSLVRRTVRRVLEAGLDPVIVVLGHDAERTASEVADLRCRCAVNPDHARGVHTSLRTAIAEVPPDARAAVIVLADMPFVTPEMVRTLVERYRTENAPLVVSEYGGVNAPPILYDHSLFAELLEAEGVGCGKHVVQRHRAEAVSVSWPVEALADLDTAEDYERIRARLPAG, from the coding sequence ATGCCGGTTGAGCGCTCGGAGCGCGTCGCCGCGGTCGTGCTCGCGGCCGGCTCGTCTACCCGACTGGGCCGCAACAAGCTGCTGCTCGAGCTGAACGGCCAGTCGCTCGTGCGCCGCACGGTGCGTCGCGTACTCGAGGCCGGACTCGATCCCGTCATCGTCGTGCTGGGCCACGACGCCGAGCGGACGGCGAGCGAGGTGGCGGACCTCAGGTGCCGCTGCGCGGTGAACCCCGACCACGCCCGGGGCGTCCACACTTCGCTCCGCACTGCGATCGCCGAAGTCCCGCCCGACGCCCGGGCGGCGGTGATCGTGCTCGCAGACATGCCGTTCGTGACACCCGAGATGGTCCGGACGCTCGTCGAACGCTATCGCACGGAGAACGCGCCGCTCGTCGTGTCGGAGTACGGAGGGGTCAATGCACCGCCGATCCTGTACGACCACTCGCTGTTCGCGGAGCTACTGGAGGCGGAGGGCGTGGGGTGCGGCAAGCACGTGGTGCAGCGGCATCGCGCGGAGGCCGTGTCGGTGTCATGGCCGGTGGAAGCGCTCGCCGATCTCGACACGGCCGAGGACTACGAGCGCATCCGGGCGCGGCTCCCGGCGGGGTAG
- a CDS encoding XdhC family protein — protein sequence MRRNVLGLAAGLAARGEPFALATVVRREPPSSAHVGDTALVTAGGEFHGWVGGACTRPTVLREALRAIADGEPRLLSLSPDGAGAPRPGVTLLPMTCHSGGTVDLYIEPVLPAPRLVVFGIAPAARALVRIGAVLGYAVDVVDPEAEREGFPDADRVTADVAPDAVPPGAFAVVATVGERDVEAIEAALALRPAYLGVIASRQRFAQVRDALRAGGAAAEAIGRIATPAGLDIGAKTPEEIALSIMAEIVQRRRRSAGDAATQHVATTATGLAKARDPVCGMTVDPTTAKHQAAFAGRDYYFCCGGCRTRFLASPEAFVAAAESGA from the coding sequence GTGCGACGCAACGTGCTGGGACTGGCCGCCGGGCTGGCGGCGCGAGGGGAGCCCTTCGCGCTGGCCACGGTGGTGCGCCGCGAGCCGCCGAGCTCGGCGCACGTGGGTGACACAGCGCTGGTGACCGCTGGCGGCGAGTTCCACGGATGGGTGGGCGGGGCGTGTACCCGACCCACGGTGCTCCGCGAGGCGCTGCGCGCGATCGCTGACGGCGAGCCCAGGCTCCTCAGTCTGTCGCCCGACGGTGCGGGTGCGCCACGGCCCGGCGTTACGCTGCTGCCCATGACCTGTCACAGCGGAGGGACGGTGGACCTCTACATCGAGCCGGTGCTCCCCGCGCCGCGGCTCGTCGTCTTCGGTATCGCTCCGGCCGCGCGGGCGCTGGTCCGCATCGGAGCTGTGCTCGGCTACGCCGTGGACGTGGTGGACCCCGAGGCGGAGCGGGAGGGGTTCCCCGACGCCGATCGCGTGACGGCCGACGTCGCCCCGGACGCCGTCCCGCCGGGCGCCTTCGCGGTCGTGGCGACCGTGGGCGAGCGCGACGTCGAGGCGATCGAGGCCGCCCTCGCCCTGCGCCCCGCCTACCTCGGCGTCATCGCCAGCCGGCAGCGGTTCGCCCAGGTGCGAGACGCGCTGCGCGCGGGCGGTGCGGCTGCCGAGGCGATCGGCCGGATCGCAACGCCGGCGGGGCTCGACATTGGCGCCAAGACCCCCGAGGAGATCGCCCTGAGCATCATGGCTGAAATCGTCCAGCGGCGCCGGCGTTCCGCGGGCGACGCGGCAACGCAGCACGTCGCTACTACCGCGACCGGGCTGGCGAAAGCCCGAGATCCGGTGTGCGGCATGACTGTCGATCCCACCACCGCGAAGCATCAGGCCGCGTTCGCGGGGCGGGACTACTACTTCTGCTGTGGTGGGTGCCGCACGCGGTTCCTCGCCTCGCCGGAGGCGTTC